The DNA sequence ATACGAGCAATTTCATGCTCATTAGGATTACGCACATCAACTAATACGTAATCATGAGGATGAGATTCTAACAAGAATTTTAGCTCTTGTACCGTAATTTCTGGGAGTTCTTCCTGAGCTTTTTCTGACTCTGCCTGAGCTTGAGGAATACCGCAAAACTCTTCGTAATCAACTAATTTTTCAATTACAGGGCGTACAGGATTGGGACGTAATTTCAACTCTCTGAATTTCATATCCCAAGCATTAAATAATAATAAACGACCGCTTAAAGTTGTCTCTGCCCCTAAAATAATTTTAATAGCTTCAGTGGCTTGAATTGTACCGATAATTCCGGGTAAAACCCCTAAAACTCCTCCTTCTGCGCAAGAGGGTACCATTCCTGGTGGTGGTGGTTCGGGATATAAGTCACGATAGTTGGGGCCTCCCTCATAGTTAAAGACTGTTGCTTGTCCTTCAAAGCGGAAAATAGAACCATATACATTAGGTTTGTTCAACAAAACACAGGCATCGTTAACTAAATAACGGGTGGGGAAATTATCTGTACCGTCAATGATAATATCGTAGGGTTCAAAAATAGAGAGGGCATTTTCTGAACTCAAACGAGTCTCATATAAGTCAACTTGACAGGCAGGATTAATTTCTAAAATACGATGTTTTGCCGATTCAATTTTGGGTTTTCCAACCCATGAAGTACCGTGGATAATTTGTCTTTGCAGGTTGGAAGTGTCAACCACATCAAAATCAACTATACCGATTCTACCAATACCAGAGGCGGCTAAGTAAAGAATTAAAGGAGAACCTAGTCCTCCTGTTCCAACACAGAGTACACTAGCGGCTTTCAGACGTTTTTGCCCTTCTAAACCCACTTCAGGCAAAATAATATGTCTGGCATACCTTTCGTACTCTTCCTTATTAAGTTCTATTGCTTCTAAGTTCGGATTAAGCATTATTTTGTTTAATTATCAGAAAATCGATTCTGCCATTTATTCTCTAATTTTCTATTCTAACTTAAATTGGAAATACTCAGTTCACTGGCTAGTAAGGCACTGCCATAAGCCGCTTCGGTGTTAGCAGAAATGGATACGGGTACTTGTAGGTATTTTTCTCTGATTAAGTGCCATGTCTCATTTTTAGCTCCTCCTCCAGCAGTATAAACTTGAGAAAGAGGTGTTGCACCTAATTGTTGTAATAATTTGTAACCTTGAGATTCGATCGCAGCTATGCCCTCTAATAAACCTTGTAGGAATAAGATTGGGTTATCGGGGCGGGGGGATAATTTGGGTTCTAAATCAGGGTTATTGATAGGGAAGCGATCGCCTTTTTCTAATAAGGGATAGTATTGTAAATTAGTACAGGTATTATGATCAATTTTTTGGCTAAGGTCATTTAATTCATCATCGGAGAAAAAATGTTTTAAAACTGCCCCTCCTGTATTTGATGCTCCACCCACTAACCATAAATTCCCCAATCGATGGCTATAAATCCCATAACGACTGTCATCAATTTTTGTTTTACTCAACAACTTCAAAACTAAAGTTGAACCCAAAGAAGTAACTGCTTCCCCTGAAGTTTTTATACTACTGGCAAGAAAAGCGGCGATACTGTCCGTTGTTCCAGCTTTAATTAAGCAATGGGGATTAATTTGGTATTTTTTCGCCACAGAAGGTATTATTTCCCCTACAGTCTCACCCGGTGCTTTTATCTTTGGCAAAAGAGAGAAAAACGGTAAGTTTTCTAGCCAAGAAGAGTAACTCAAAGACTCCACATCATAACCTAATTTAAGAGCGTTGTGATAGTCGCTAACGCCCATTTTACCGTGTAATAGCAATCCTAACCAATCTGCTTGATGTAGTAAATAAGTTGCTTTTTCGGTTAATCCTTGATGATACCACCAAAAAATTTTTGCTAAGGTAGAAGTGGCACTCACAACTAAATGATTTTCTGGGGCAAAAGATTTAATTTCCTCTAAGTATTGTTTTCCCCTTACATCGTTGTACCAAAGTGGCTCACTCAACAGTTGTCCATTTTTATCTAACAAAAGAGTAGTGCTAGAAGTTGCGTCAAGTGCGATCGCATCTAATTTTTGAGTAATATAAAGAGGTATTTGTGAGAGTAACTCATCTAATCCTTTCCGCC is a window from the Cyanobacterium sp. Dongsha4 genome containing:
- the moeB gene encoding molybdopterin-synthase adenylyltransferase MoeB codes for the protein MLNPNLEAIELNKEEYERYARHIILPEVGLEGQKRLKAASVLCVGTGGLGSPLILYLAASGIGRIGIVDFDVVDTSNLQRQIIHGTSWVGKPKIESAKHRILEINPACQVDLYETRLSSENALSIFEPYDIIIDGTDNFPTRYLVNDACVLLNKPNVYGSIFRFEGQATVFNYEGGPNYRDLYPEPPPPGMVPSCAEGGVLGVLPGIIGTIQATEAIKIILGAETTLSGRLLLFNAWDMKFRELKLRPNPVRPVIEKLVDYEEFCGIPQAQAESEKAQEELPEITVQELKFLLESHPHDYVLVDVRNPNEHEIARIPGSVLIPLSDIESGEGVQKIRELVDVKGHRLIAHCKMGGRSTKALQILKEAGIEGINVKGGILAWSQEVDPSVPSY
- a CDS encoding FGGY-family carbohydrate kinase — protein: MVSYYLGLDFGTSGARGIVIDENKNQILCLKTADFPAQIPYYWRKGLDELLSQIPLYITQKLDAIALDATSSTTLLLDKNGQLLSEPLWYNDVRGKQYLEEIKSFAPENHLVVSATSTLAKIFWWYHQGLTEKATYLLHQADWLGLLLHGKMGVSDYHNALKLGYDVESLSYSSWLENLPFFSLLPKIKAPGETVGEIIPSVAKKYQINPHCLIKAGTTDSIAAFLASSIKTSGEAVTSLGSTLVLKLLSKTKIDDSRYGIYSHRLGNLWLVGGASNTGGAVLKHFFSDDELNDLSQKIDHNTCTNLQYYPLLEKGDRFPINNPDLEPKLSPRPDNPILFLQGLLEGIAAIESQGYKLLQQLGATPLSQVYTAGGGAKNETWHLIREKYLQVPVSISANTEAAYGSALLASELSISNLS